AGCATTGGTGGGCCTGGGGTTCAGCCGGGTAGCGGCGGATTTCTCCGTTTTCGGGGGCTATCTCTTCCTGGGAGTCTTGGTGATGGGGTATGTTGTCTTCTGTATCACGCAGCGGGGCTGATTATGCTGGCTGCGATACCTACAAGAAGGCGGCCGCCGGAGATTTGAGCGGGCCTAGTGAAGCCCGCGACAAATCATCGGTGTTGTTGGCTTCCTCTGAACTATCCGGAAGGGAGAGACTGCGGGAGGCGAGGATCCCCGCCTTTTCGACATCGATAAGAAAGTCTAACCCTGCCCTCCCCGATGTGGATTGACTCCACCCCGGGAAACCGGCTGGTCGAGGACGACTATGCGGGTCAAATGGCATTTGTCGCGAAACCGGATTGGGCCTGTCATGAACGATTTGGAGGATGTATCTGGTCCGACTTTGAGCGGTTTACCTGTATTACCTTTATCGGCCTCGCCTTGCTCAATTCCGCGCTGAACTGCAAGACCATTCATCTCTAGAAATGGCGAAGGTATAGCCAGTGAACTCAATAGGCTTCCCATCTTGCGTGTTTCTAAAGGAACCTGTGCTTTCGGCAATCTTCATGAGACCCAGCCGCTCGAGTAGCCGGCATGACGGACGGTTGGCGGCCGCGGTACCAGCGACGACCCTGTCTGCCCGCAATTCGCCGAACGCATATCCAAGGGCAGCACGGCATGCCTCTATCGCGTAGCCTTTGCCGTGGTAGTCGAAGTTGAAGCAATATCCAAGATTGAACTCTCGACAGTTTTTCTTTTGCTCTTGGTTTAGCGACACAAATCCGATGAACTGTCCTGTGTCTTTCAGGCAGACCGCAAGGTAGCTGTCTTCGCTGGCGAACCATTCAGCAACTTTCTTGATTTCTTCCGGAGATGTCGGCCACTGGTGATCATAGACTGCGTACTCTGATGATTCATATTGGACGATCATCTCGTGCAGAGCTTCCCAGTCGCTTTTCTTGAAGTTCCTTATGGAAAGCCTCTCCGTTTCCATCGTTGTCATCCTGATGCCCCCAATCTATGGTGATGTTCATCCAGCTCCACCCGGTCATGTTTAAATCTCGCGTGGCGAGGCGCATACCTCTGTCCCAATCGAGTGCCTATCACGCTTTCATGGCCAACTTCGCCCAGTCTGCGGCCCGTTCAAGTTCACCATCTTTCAATGGGCCCTCAGAATCTTTTACGAAAAATCCTTCAGGAGGGATTATCAACGACCCTCCTTTTTTGTGAGCTTATCTGCTATGGGTTTGGCGGCATATCCAAAGAGTCTCACCATTGTGTTCAAGAAGCGTGATCTTACGTCGGCCGTAGAAATCCTGGTGTCGAAGGCCGCCACCTTGACACCTTTGAGGCCATTTGAAGGGATGCTGTTCAGGAAGTCAGTGACTGCCTTTGTTGGTCTAAATGCCCGGGTGGGGGAACCAACGATCAATAATTCCAATCCATTCAGGTGTTCTGGCTTTACGTCGCCTGCACGGAGTGTTTCAACTTTCCCCTTGGGGGTGAGGGCATTGCCGACTGCCAGAGCTATCTGTTCTGTATTGCCGAAGACTGAATCATATACTATCAAAGCCTTCACTGGAATCCATTACCTCCTTTATAGTTCGAGTTATCGATCATAATGTTATTGGGAATCTGACATTTCGGAGACGTCCAAGCTAAAGGGACCTTCGGGGGGATCAGGATGTGCCAGGCCTTGCTTAAAAGCCCACCATATGTAATATAGATCATATATTAATTATACCACGAAAAGGGGGCAGCCATAAGAATATTGACTGAAAAAGTAGTGCCGGCTATATCGTCGAGCTCATCAGTGGAATTCCCTGGGCCACCTATGTCGAAGAGAACATCCTCAAACCGCTGCATACGGATCATACCACCCTGAGACAGCCCGTTCCGTCATATCTGCAGAATCAACTGGCCACCGGGTATGAATACTCGGTAGCCTCCGCACGATTTGGGCCACAGCCTTTCGAATATGTGCCCGCTGCTCCTGCCGGCGCCTTCAGCGCCACTGCCACGGATATGGCGAGGTTTATGATCACGCACCTGCAGCTGGGACGCCTCGATGGTAGCCAAATTTCGGGGGCGGAGACTGCCCGGAAGATGCACAGCACAAGTTTCTGCCAGGATGGGCTGCTGCCATCTGAGAGCGCCGGGTGGGAGGCAGCGCTGGCGGACAGCACAAAGTTGGGTAGCATGAGTCCTGGCTAGGATCAGTGGTTGGGCGGCATTGCTCATGGCTTTCTGAAACAGCCCTATGGAAGACTGCGGACCATCGGCCATGGCGGCGATACATTCCTTTTTCATTCAGA
This window of the Bacillota bacterium genome carries:
- a CDS encoding serine hydrolase, translated to MVELISGIPWATYVEENILKPLHTDHTTLRQPVPSYLQNQLATGYEYSVASARFGPQPFEYVPAAPAGAFSATATDMARFMITHLQLGRLDGSQISGAETARKMHSTSFCQDGLLPSESAGWEAALADSTKLGSMSPG
- a CDS encoding GNAT family N-acetyltransferase, translating into MTTMETERLSIRNFKKSDWEALHEMIVQYESSEYAVYDHQWPTSPEEIKKVAEWFASEDSYLAVCLKDTGQFIGFVSLNQEQKKNCREFNLGYCFNFDYHGKGYAIEACRAALGYAFGELRADRVVAGTAAANRPSCRLLERLGLMKIAESTGSFRNTQDGKPIEFTGYTFAISRDEWSCSSARN